In the genome of Tripterygium wilfordii isolate XIE 37 chromosome 19, ASM1340144v1, whole genome shotgun sequence, one region contains:
- the LOC119985767 gene encoding probable disease resistance RPP8-like protein 2, translated as MAEAVVSFLLDRLADVLDQFEFKINVRREVMHLQDELKRMRCFLKDADAKQDDDERVRNWVSEIRNVAYDAEDLIDSFILKIDSLKKKNFVKRYASFHKELRDRSKIADDLEALRLRVQHISASRETYGIRNIGEGISQASETLRKLRTSSPRGEDMDIVGLDDDIATVVARLVGESSWHAISIVGMGGIGKTTLARKIYNHADIGTYFPSRAWIYVSQQFNARGILAAIIKQIASPREKLELLGDEELEEMLIEHLRRRRYLVVLDDIWTTTAWDHLAKAFPRKSNGSRLLLTTRNRNVALHADAQTVPYNLNFLNKENSWELFCKKAFTSTSCPPQLEETGEEIVEKCGGLPLAIIVVGGLLSRKKKFVEWERVLENMHTHFARDPNGVTAILALSYNDLPYYLKACFLHLGLFPEDHFISTHKLFRLWIAEGLIQHQDERMEDIAEDYLNELIGRNMVQVARMSINDRVKYCRLHDLLRESAISKAKTENFLEVDEIQRITPSATSRRQAIYSAVDEISIGRLSKHLRSLLLFIINVRRQSTYRFHNPYRSVTDIDYITRSFKLLRVLELEGITCGSIPSTIGGLIHLKYLGLRQTNLQSLPPDIGSLTNLQTLDIAANLHLMIVPNVIWKMKNLRHLCMCGNKYGGCLQIDTLQNLQTLSEIHLDRWKQNNSSNLTSLRKLGLRGNFNTDTTAIFNSIVELIQLQSLYLRAEDAEFPPLTQLSSLRRLVKLHLRGEITHFPSLQEFPPNFSQLTLEHTSLSQGSIEILEKLPKLEVLRLKARSYNGETLAISANGFPQLEVLELDSLESLQEWSVEAGAMPRLIRLRIFNCKGLKMFPEEMKLLTALHELEIKEMPKVFVDRVRGGDFHKVQHIPAIIYI; from the coding sequence ATGGCAGAAGCAGTTGTTTCCTTCCTTCTGGACAGGCTTGCCGATGTACTTGATCAGTTTGAGTTCAAGATAAATGTTCGCAGAGAAGTTATGCATTTGCAAGATGAACTGAAACGCATGCGGTGCTTCCTTAAAGATGCTGATGCAAAGCAAGATGATGATGAGAGAGTTCGTAACTGGGTGTCTGAGATCAGAAATGTCGCTTACGATGCTGAAGATCTCATTGACTCATTTATTCTCAAAATTGATTccctgaagaagaagaacttcGTCAAAAGGTATGCTTCCTTTCATAAAGAACTAAGAGATCGCTCCAAGATAGCAGATGATCTCGAGGCACTTCGTTTGAGAGTCCAACACATTTCTGCCAGTCGTGAAACATATGGAATCAGAAACATTGGAGAGGGAATCAGCCAAGCAAGCGAGACGCTGCGGAAGCTGAGAACATCATCTCCCCGCGGTGAGGACATGGATATTGTCGGCCTGGACGATGATATAGCTACGGTGGTGGCTCGACTAGTAGGAGAAAGCAGTTGGCATGCAATTTCAATCGTTGGAATGGGTGGTATTGGCAAGACCACTCTCGctagaaaaatatataatcatGCGGACATTGGAACTTATTTTCCATCCCGTGCTTGGATTTATGTGTCCCAGCAGTTCAATGCTAGAGGTATATTGGCGGCAATTATAAAACAAATTGCATCCCCAAGGGAAAAGCTGGAATTGCTGGGGGATGAGGAGTTGGAGGAAATGCTCATCGAACATTTAAGAAGGAGACGGTACCTGGTAGTTCTGGATGATATATGGACAACAACTGCTTGGGATCACCTTGCAAAGGCTTTCCCTCGCAAGAGTAATGGAAGCAGATTGTTGCTCACCACACGCAACAGAAACGTCGCTCTGCATGCTGATGCTCAAACTGTTCCCTACAATTTGAACTTCTTAAATAAAGAGAACAGCTGGGAGTTGTTCTGCAAGAAAGCATTCACAAGTACAAGTTGCCCTCCGCAACTGGAGGAGACTGGAGAAGAGATCGTGGAAAAATGTGGTGGTTTACCACTAGCCATTATTGTAGTTGGAGGCCTGctttcaagaaaaaagaagtttgTTGAATGGGAGAGGGTTCTGGAAAATATGCACACGCACTTCGCCAGAGATCCAAACGGAGTGACAGCAATACTAGCTTTAAGCTACAATGACTTGCCATACTATTTAAAGGCTTGCTTCCTTCATTTAGGCCTGTTCCCAGAAGACCACTTCATTTCCACACACAAATTGTTCCGGCTGTGGATTGCAGAGGGGTTGATTCAACATCAAGACGAAAGGATGGAAGACATAGCAGAGGATTATTTGAATGAGCTAATTGGCAGAAATATGGTTCAAGTGGCAAGAATGAGCATCAATGACAGGGTCAAATACTGCCGTTTGCATGATCTACTTCGAGAGAGTGCCATCTCAAAAGCGAAAACAGAGAACTTTCTCGAGGTTGATGAAATTCAGAGAATCACGCCTTCAGCTACATCTCGTCGTCAAGCTATTTATTCAGCTGTCGACGAGATATCCATAGGACGATTATCCAAACACCTGCGTTCCCTCCTCCTTTTTATCATAAATGTTCGCAGGCAGAGTACTTATCGATTTCATAATCCTTATAGATCAGTTACTGATATAGATTATATCACTAGAAGTTTCAAACTGCTTCGAGTTCTAGAGTTGGAGGGTATAACATGTGGCAGCATTCCAAGCACAATTGGAGGACTGATTCATCTGAAATACTTGGGATTGAGGCAGACCAACTTGCAATCTCTTCCACCAGACATCGGCTCATTAACTAACCTGCAGACTCTTGATATAGCAGCAAATCTTCATCTCATGATAGTACCTAATGTGATATGgaagatgaaaaacttgcgaCATCTATGTATGTGTGGCAACAAGTACGGTGGGTGTCTACAAATTGACACCCTTCAGAATCTCCAGACTCTATCAGAGATACACCTTGACAGATGGAAGCAAaacaattcatcaaatttaactAGTCTTCGAAAACTGGGACTAAGAGGTAACTTCAATACAGACACCACTGCAATATTCAACTCAATTGTGGAACTCATACAACTTCAGTCCTTGTACCTGCGTGCTGAAGATGCAGAGTTCCCACCACTAACACAGCTTTCTTCGCTTCGTCGTCTCGTGAAGTTGCATTTAAGAGGGGAGATTACACACTTTCCAAGCCTACAAGAGTTCCCTCCAAATTTCTCCCAATTAACACTCGAGCACACCAGTCTTAGCCAAGGTTCAATTGAGATACTCGAGAAGCTGCCAAAACTAGAGGTCCTGAGACTGAAAGCAAGGTCTTACAATGGAGAAACGTTGGCCATATCTGCTAATGGTTTCCCCCAGCTTGAGGTCCTGGAGCTGGACTCCTTGGAATCGTTGCAGGAGTGGAGTGTTGAAGCAGGCGCAATGCCAAGGCTTATAAGATTACGAATTTTCAACTGCAAGGGGTTAAAGATGTTTCCAGAAGAAATGAAACTTCTCACTGCTCTACATGAGTTAGAGATCAAGGAGATGCCGAAAGTGTTTGTAGACAGGGTTCGAGGGGGAGATTTTCATAAAGTCCAGCACATTCCTGCtatcatttatatatag
- the LOC119985768 gene encoding flavanone 3-dioxygenase 3: MEEEHSSSSFKIGETPQERGFSYVPDCYVIPSSHRPSSAPETAFVPTIDWGMLRQDAAQRTSVIKQVGNACRRLGFFQIVNHGISQSIMDGALSTAFDFFELPMKEKVKHMSNDIYKPVRYGTGLKDGEDKVQFWRVFLKHYANPLTDWIHLWPNNPPHYRENMGKYCGEVRNLALELMGVITESLGLGPTYNHITNKIENGVQVIAVNYYPPCPNPDIALGLPPHSDYSCFTLVLQSSTGLEIANREDSSKWQVIPEQRGALEVHVGDHVEVLSNGIYKSVVHRATLHSSRKRVSIASLHSLGMDDKMGVAKELVDEENPPGYKESSFRDFLNFLSKNDIAEGKSFIDSIRINKNI; encoded by the exons ATGGAGGAAGAGCATAGTTCAAGCTCATTCAAAATTGGTGAAACCCCACAAGAGAGGGGGTTTTCCTACGTACCAGACTGTTACGTGATTCCATCTTCGCACCGGCCGAGTTCGGCCCCGGAGACCGCCTTTGTACCCACCATCGATTGGGGTATGTTGAGGCAGGATGCCGCACAGCGAACTAGCGTTATCAAGCAAGTTGGAAATGCTTGTCGTCGCTTAGGCTTTTTCCAa ATTGTGAATCATGGAATTTCACAGTCGATTATGGACGGAGCTCTGTCGACGGCGTTTGATTTTTTTGAGTTGCCGATGAAAGAGAAGGTGAAGCATATGTCTAATGACATATACAAGCCAGTAAGGTATGGTACTGGGCTCAAGGATGGTGAGGACAAGGTCCAGTTCTGGAGGGTATTTCTCAAGCATTATGCAAATCCCCTCACTGACTGGATTCATTTATGGCCTAATAATCCTCCTCATTACAG gGAAAATATGGGGAAATACTGTGGGGAAGTGAGAAATCTAGCATTGGAACTGATGGGAGTCATCACAGAGAGCCTAGGCTTAGGACCAACATACAACCATATTACCAACAAAATTGAGAATGGAGTGCAAGTGATTGCTGTGAATTACTACCCACCATGTCCAAACCCAGATATTGCATTAGGCCTCCCTCCACACTCCGACTACTCCTGCTTCACACTTGTGCTCCAGAGCTCGACAGGGCTCGAAATCGCTAATCGAGAGGACAGCAGCAAGTGGCAGGTGATCCCAGAACAAAGAGGAGCACTTGAAGTTCATGTAGGAGACCATGTCGAGGTACTAAGCAATGGAATCTACAAGAGTGTGGTTCATAGGGCCACACTTCATTCATCAAGGAAAAGAGTGTCCATTGCTAGCTTGCATAGTTTGGGGATGGATGATAAAATGGGAGTTGCTAAGGAGCTTGTTGATGAGGAGAACCCACCTGGGTACAAGGAGAGTAGCTTCAGAGATTTCTTGAATTTTCTTTCCAAGAATGACATTGCTGAAGGGAAGAGCTTTATTGATTCCATAAGGATCAATAAAAATATctga
- the LOC119984947 gene encoding uncharacterized protein LOC119984947 — protein sequence MHRSASWMRFSSSDEYYMHSSSPVSVKTSSSSMEVQNELPMYDPDVEMAQKEKSRTKFAENAVHVIPFVLLLCAFILWLYSNPDVGVGINEIRPDSAAARSVEGLTIEGNIDTDSDGTQTGFLPIDVEDVGGAKQSRREYRKASRILMNQRIRIKDYPH from the exons atGCATAGATCGGCAAGTTGGATGCGATTCTCGTCGTCAGATGAGTACTACATGCACTCATCATCACCGGTGTCTGTGAAAACGTCGTCGTCTTCGATGGAAGTCCAAAACGAGCTACCCATGTATGATCCGGACGTCGAGATGGCTCAGAAGGAGAAGTCCCGCACCAAGTTTGCAGAGAACGCTGTGCACGTTATTCCTTTTGTGCTCCTACTCTGTGCCTTTATTCTCTGGTTATATTCCAATCCAG ATGTTGGAGTGGGAATAAATGAGATAAGGCCAGACTCGGCAGCGGCGAGATCAGTAGAAGGATTGACGATTGAAGGAAATATAGACACAGACAGTGATGGAACTCAAACAGGCTTCTTACCAATTGATGTGGAAGATGTGGGCGGCGCCAAACAAAGCAGGAGGGAATATCGTAAAGCTTCAAGAATATTAATGAACCAGCGTATTAGAATCAAAGATTATCCTCATTAG